The Hippoglossus stenolepis isolate QCI-W04-F060 chromosome 11, HSTE1.2, whole genome shotgun sequence genome includes a window with the following:
- the LOC118117476 gene encoding armadillo repeat-containing protein 1 isoform X2 yields MSVEPDALAVVNQLKDLAADPMNRRAIVQDQGCLPGLILFLDNPNPQVVYAALLAIRYLAECRANREKLKGELGMMLSLQNVVQKSTTPGETKLLASEIYELLQATCDADSEPAEDAVSSRRKAQFFLGSSNKRAKTVILHIDGLDDWSRRSLCEEALLKIRGVISFTFQMAVKRCIVRIRSDLKAESLASAIASTQVMSAQQVVRGENGDEVLISFAENGSVEVEQNLDLPDYLPEDESPSQEPDKAVTRVGSNQDGASWLGAATNFLSRSFYW; encoded by the exons ATGAGTGTGGAGCCAGACGCCCTGGCTGTGGTCAACCAGCTGAAAGACCTGGCTGCCGACCCCATGAACCGCAGGGCCATCGTCCAGGACCAGGGCTGCCTGCCGGGACTCATCCTCTTCCTGGACAACCCAAACCCTCAGGTGGTCTACGCCGCCCTGCTG GCGATTCGTTACCTGGCAGAATGTCGAGCCAATCGGGAGAAGCTGAAGGGGGAGTTGGGGATGATGCTGAGCCTCCAGAATGTCGTACAGAA ATCGACCACTCCCGGAGAGACAAAGCTGTTGGCGTCTGAGATCTACGAGCTCCTGCAGGCGACCTGCGACGCTGACTCGGAACCAGCCGAGGACGCTGTCAGCAGCCGCCGCAAAGCCCAGTTCTTCCTGGGCTCCAGCAACAAGAGAGCCAAGACGGTCATCCTCCACATCGACGGGCTGGACGACTGG AGTCGGAGGAGTCTGTGTGAGGAGGCTCTGCTGAAGATCAGAGGAGTGATCAGCTTCACCTTTCAGATGGCCGTGAAGAGGTGCATCGTCCGGATCCGGTCGGACCTGAAGGCCGAG tctctgGCGTCTGCGATCGCCTCCACTCAGGTGATGAGTGCTCAGCAggtggtgagaggagaaaatggagacGAG GTGTTGATTTCGTTTGCGGAAAACGGTTcggtggaggtggagcagaACCTGGACTTGCCCGACTACCTGCCAGAGGACGAGAGTCCCTCTCAGGAACCCGACAAGGCGGTGACCCGGGTGGGATCCAACCAGGACGGGGCCAGCTGGCTCGGGGCCGCCACCAACTTCCTTTCCCGCTCTTTCTACTGGTGA
- the LOC118117476 gene encoding armadillo repeat-containing protein 1 isoform X1 yields MSVEPDALAVVNQLKDLAADPMNRRAIVQDQGCLPGLILFLDNPNPQVVYAALLAIRYLAECRANREKLKGELGMMLSLQNVVQKSTTPGETKLLASEIYELLQATCDADSEPAEDAVSSRRKAQFFLGSSNKRAKTVILHIDGLDDWSRRSLCEEALLKIRGVISFTFQMAVKRCIVRIRSDLKAESLASAIASTQVMSAQQVVRGENGDEVSFSFSHFTVSKGHRNKNSQRKALKSLKNNEPEHQVSCSSKTSLFFNIYTRQHFTLVSVREITYYVK; encoded by the exons ATGAGTGTGGAGCCAGACGCCCTGGCTGTGGTCAACCAGCTGAAAGACCTGGCTGCCGACCCCATGAACCGCAGGGCCATCGTCCAGGACCAGGGCTGCCTGCCGGGACTCATCCTCTTCCTGGACAACCCAAACCCTCAGGTGGTCTACGCCGCCCTGCTG GCGATTCGTTACCTGGCAGAATGTCGAGCCAATCGGGAGAAGCTGAAGGGGGAGTTGGGGATGATGCTGAGCCTCCAGAATGTCGTACAGAA ATCGACCACTCCCGGAGAGACAAAGCTGTTGGCGTCTGAGATCTACGAGCTCCTGCAGGCGACCTGCGACGCTGACTCGGAACCAGCCGAGGACGCTGTCAGCAGCCGCCGCAAAGCCCAGTTCTTCCTGGGCTCCAGCAACAAGAGAGCCAAGACGGTCATCCTCCACATCGACGGGCTGGACGACTGG AGTCGGAGGAGTCTGTGTGAGGAGGCTCTGCTGAAGATCAGAGGAGTGATCAGCTTCACCTTTCAGATGGCCGTGAAGAGGTGCATCGTCCGGATCCGGTCGGACCTGAAGGCCGAG tctctgGCGTCTGCGATCGCCTCCACTCAGGTGATGAGTGCTCAGCAggtggtgagaggagaaaatggagacGAGGTCAGTTTCAGCTTCAGTCACTTCACGGTGTCCAAAGGTCACAGGAACAAAAACTCCCAAAGAAAAGCTTTAAAATCCTTAAAGAATAATGAACCTGAGCATCAAGTGTCCTGCTCCAGTAAGAccagtttatttttcaacatctACACAAGACAGCATTTTACTTTAGTGTCGGTCAGAGAAATCACTTATTATGTAAAGTAA